A single genomic interval of Agarivorans aestuarii harbors:
- the prsR gene encoding PEP-CTERM-box response regulator transcription factor: METLLVVEDDPGIQKQLKWSFSDYEVIIAGDRKEAITALRRYEPKVVTLDLGLPPDEANASEGLATLKEMLELNPKLKVIVITGNEDKENALSAIAMGAHDFYQKPIDDDTMSVIIARAFWVANIELENETLKGASLDNNGFLGNSPQVQKVCRMVERIAPTEVTTLLLGESGTGKEVLARAIHQQSPRKDQPFIAINCASIPENLLESELFGFEKGAFTGAHKTTEGKIECANGGTLFLDEIGDMPYSLQAKILRFLQEKVVERVGGRKEIAVDVKIVCATHQNLQNMVEQKEFREDLFYRISEITINIPPLRDRGEDVILLARAFLQNYNKQMQRNINNFSDDAITALSSHRWPGNIRELQNKVKSAVIMADNKQITADDLALPIGDEEQVKLALNLRHVREAAEKQAINKALALSNGNISNTAGLLGVTRPTLYSLLDKYGLKTD; the protein is encoded by the coding sequence ATGGAAACGTTACTGGTTGTTGAAGACGACCCGGGTATTCAAAAGCAGTTAAAGTGGAGCTTTAGTGACTACGAAGTGATTATTGCCGGTGATAGAAAGGAAGCCATCACTGCTCTACGTCGTTATGAACCTAAAGTGGTGACTTTAGATTTGGGTTTACCGCCAGATGAAGCAAATGCCAGTGAAGGCCTGGCGACGTTAAAAGAAATGCTGGAGTTAAACCCAAAACTCAAAGTTATTGTTATTACCGGTAACGAAGATAAAGAGAACGCTCTAAGTGCGATTGCGATGGGAGCACATGATTTTTATCAAAAGCCGATTGACGACGACACCATGTCGGTGATTATCGCTAGGGCATTCTGGGTTGCTAATATAGAGCTCGAAAATGAAACTCTGAAGGGCGCCTCATTAGATAACAACGGCTTTTTAGGCAACTCACCACAAGTGCAGAAAGTCTGCCGCATGGTGGAGCGTATTGCGCCTACCGAGGTAACCACGTTATTGCTAGGTGAAAGTGGTACTGGTAAAGAAGTATTAGCTCGCGCTATTCACCAACAAAGCCCGCGCAAAGACCAACCTTTTATTGCTATTAACTGTGCCTCTATCCCCGAGAACTTGCTAGAAAGTGAGCTATTTGGTTTTGAGAAAGGTGCATTTACTGGGGCACATAAAACCACCGAAGGTAAAATTGAGTGCGCCAATGGCGGTACCTTATTCCTAGATGAAATTGGCGATATGCCCTATTCGCTTCAAGCTAAAATTCTTCGTTTCTTGCAAGAAAAAGTGGTGGAGCGAGTAGGCGGGCGCAAAGAAATAGCGGTGGATGTGAAAATTGTTTGTGCAACCCACCAAAACTTGCAAAACATGGTTGAGCAAAAAGAGTTCCGTGAAGATTTGTTTTACCGAATCAGTGAGATCACCATTAACATCCCGCCACTTCGCGACCGCGGTGAAGATGTGATTTTATTAGCACGGGCTTTCTTGCAAAACTATAACAAGCAAATGCAGCGCAATATTAATAACTTTAGTGACGATGCCATTACCGCCTTAAGCAGCCACCGTTGGCCGGGTAACATTCGAGAACTGCAAAACAAGGTGAAGTCGGCGGTTATCATGGCTGATAACAAGCAGATTACCGCAGATGACTTGGCCTTGCCGATTGGCGATGAAGAGCAAGTTAAACTGGCGCTGAATCTTCGCCATGTGCGTGAAGCGGCAGAGAAGCAAGCGATTAATAAAGCCTTAGCGCTAAGCAACGGCAATATTTCTAATACAGCTGGTCTGCTTGGTGTTACTCGCCCAACCTTGTATTCTTTGCTCGATAAATATGGTTTAAAAACTGACTAA
- the prsK gene encoding XrtA/PEP-CTERM system histidine kinase PrsK, producing the protein MSIIVGLLGYSIAALVYLLFSLLLLTTKQSGFQRQALSLVVFFTLLWASSGVAQMWIALPLGYLFGIETLRNALWFLLLYATIAPRFELSNFIRGPWRKKGLLLGLIFIASLQVVTALAGLQLNQFWLVTQLAQTVIGLWLIEQLYRRIDISARPTIKPMCLGLGGMFAFDFSLYANALITSGISFDFWSLRGFVAILAAPLVLLSARRIKRWSTKIYVSRDVIYHSTLLLVAGGYLLVMALVGYYIRYAGGDWGSMAQNGFFALSAIILVSLFLSERLRKRLKVQITKHFFANKYEYREEWMKFAAVLEEDSVSSYSIALKAINQPFDCQYAGLAIVENGRYVVKATYNIRDDDSQAQLCLEHLAGEAIEHQWIVDIEELKEDTSVVPFQVSSNKLQQITKFCYVIPMSTSAGFKGVILLSAPSAIHSVNWEDRDLMRAISRQLAVFLNLHRSNLALAESQQFDTFNRMSAYLVHDLKNVLAQLQLMSKNAVKHKHNPEFIDDAFETVDSAANRLAKVVAHLSKKQRVDTVVAPFGLKAALEQVAQSRSISKPVPQLAFTLSDDFELVGDQDRFINVVSHLVQNAQDATSEDGLISIRAGKQSNECLIEIQDNGEGMSVEFIDTRLFKPFDTTKGNAGMGVGAYDAKRFVEELGGHIQVTSNVGEGSLFKLYLPIHKI; encoded by the coding sequence TTGAGTATTATTGTTGGTTTATTAGGGTACAGCATTGCAGCGCTGGTGTACTTGCTATTCAGCTTATTGTTGCTCACTACTAAGCAAAGTGGCTTTCAACGCCAAGCATTAAGCTTGGTGGTGTTTTTCACGCTGCTTTGGGCATCCTCTGGGGTTGCCCAAATGTGGATAGCACTTCCCCTTGGTTATTTGTTTGGTATTGAAACCCTGCGCAATGCGCTGTGGTTCTTGCTGCTTTACGCTACCATTGCCCCGCGTTTCGAGCTTAGTAATTTCATTCGCGGCCCTTGGCGTAAAAAAGGCTTGTTGCTGGGCCTGATATTTATCGCATCTCTACAAGTAGTCACTGCTTTGGCAGGCTTGCAGTTAAATCAGTTTTGGTTGGTAACGCAGCTAGCACAAACCGTAATTGGCTTGTGGTTAATAGAGCAGTTATATCGACGCATTGATATTAGCGCTCGCCCCACCATTAAACCTATGTGTCTGGGGTTGGGCGGTATGTTCGCCTTCGATTTTTCCCTATATGCCAATGCCTTAATTACTTCTGGGATCTCTTTTGATTTTTGGAGCCTGCGCGGTTTTGTCGCCATACTCGCTGCACCACTGGTGTTATTAAGTGCCCGAAGGATCAAGCGTTGGTCGACCAAAATCTATGTGTCGCGTGATGTGATTTATCACAGTACTTTGCTATTAGTGGCCGGTGGCTACTTACTGGTAATGGCTTTGGTGGGTTACTACATTCGATACGCTGGTGGTGACTGGGGCAGCATGGCCCAAAATGGCTTCTTTGCTCTAAGCGCAATAATTTTAGTGAGTTTGTTTTTATCTGAACGCTTACGCAAACGTTTAAAGGTGCAAATCACCAAACACTTCTTTGCTAACAAGTATGAATACCGTGAAGAGTGGATGAAGTTTGCAGCAGTGCTTGAAGAAGATAGCGTTTCGTCCTATAGCATTGCACTAAAGGCAATTAACCAGCCTTTCGATTGTCAGTATGCTGGCTTGGCCATCGTAGAAAACGGCCGCTATGTGGTTAAAGCCACCTATAATATTCGTGACGACGATTCGCAGGCTCAGTTATGTTTAGAGCATTTGGCTGGAGAAGCCATTGAGCACCAATGGATTGTCGATATTGAAGAACTGAAAGAAGATACCAGTGTGGTGCCGTTTCAAGTCTCCAGTAACAAGTTACAGCAAATTACTAAGTTTTGTTATGTCATTCCTATGAGCACCAGTGCAGGCTTTAAAGGGGTGATTTTACTGTCTGCGCCCTCTGCTATTCATAGTGTAAACTGGGAAGACCGCGATTTAATGCGAGCGATTAGTCGCCAATTGGCGGTTTTTCTTAACTTGCATCGTTCTAACTTGGCATTGGCCGAAAGTCAGCAGTTTGATACCTTTAACCGTATGTCTGCTTATCTGGTGCATGACCTAAAAAATGTTTTGGCGCAATTGCAGCTGATGTCGAAAAATGCAGTGAAGCATAAGCACAACCCAGAATTTATTGATGATGCTTTTGAAACAGTAGACTCTGCGGCCAATCGTTTGGCTAAAGTTGTGGCGCACCTCAGCAAGAAGCAACGAGTTGATACCGTAGTCGCTCCTTTTGGACTCAAAGCAGCACTTGAGCAGGTTGCGCAATCTCGTTCCATCAGTAAGCCTGTTCCGCAGTTAGCGTTCACCTTAAGTGATGATTTTGAGCTGGTTGGGGACCAAGATCGATTTATAAATGTAGTCTCGCATCTAGTGCAAAATGCTCAAGATGCTACGTCAGAAGACGGCTTGATCAGCATTCGCGCAGGCAAGCAAAGCAATGAATGCTTAATAGAAATACAAGACAACGGTGAAGGAATGAGCGTAGAATTTATTGATACACGTTTATTCAAGCCATTTGATACCACCAAAGGTAATGCTGGCATGGGTGTTGGTGCCTATGACGCGAAACGATTTGTCGAAGAACTTGGTGGGCATATACAAGTTACGAGTAATGTTGGCGAGGGTAGCTTATTTAAGTTGTACTTGCCCATTCACAAAATTTAG
- a CDS encoding TRAP transporter small permease, with the protein MTFVTWFRRFEENFIAFLLVAMTLLVFVEVIMRFVFNSGIHWVQEVTLYCSAWLVLLGASWGVREGAHIGVDAFVKVLPPTQRKWLTLVALALCLFYCGLFMYGSWVYLSKLARIGIEMEDLPIEKWKTMSVLFIGFVLLVIRFLEVGWKVFTNQQDGFHLADEAKESMQLADELKKQ; encoded by the coding sequence ATGACCTTTGTTACTTGGTTTCGCCGCTTTGAAGAAAACTTCATCGCATTCTTGCTGGTCGCCATGACGCTGCTGGTTTTTGTAGAAGTAATCATGCGCTTTGTATTCAACTCTGGCATCCATTGGGTGCAAGAAGTCACCTTGTACTGCTCGGCCTGGTTAGTACTTCTTGGTGCCAGCTGGGGTGTGCGAGAAGGCGCCCACATTGGTGTAGACGCCTTTGTCAAAGTGCTGCCTCCCACTCAACGTAAGTGGCTAACCTTAGTTGCCTTAGCGCTGTGCTTGTTTTACTGCGGCTTATTTATGTATGGCTCTTGGGTATACCTAAGCAAGCTGGCCCGCATCGGCATTGAAATGGAAGACCTTCCCATCGAAAAATGGAAAACCATGAGTGTATTGTTCATTGGTTTTGTATTGCTGGTAATTCGGTTTTTGGAAGTGGGCTGGAAAGTATTCACCAACCAGCAAGATGGTTTTCATTTGGCAGACGAAGCCAAGGAAAGCATGCAACTCGCCGACGAACTAAAAAAACAATAA
- a CDS encoding acyl-CoA thioesterase, with amino-acid sequence MDKSQTEMNILVTPEMANFSGKMHGGAMLKKLDEVAYTTAIQYCGNYAVTLSVDQVLFKNPVEIGEFVTFLASVNYTGRTSMEIGIKVVAKNLKEQTVRHTHSCFFTMVAVDEQGNSAEVPPLQPSTEVAKRRFNDALRRRQRRMEKA; translated from the coding sequence ATGGACAAGTCACAAACAGAAATGAATATATTGGTCACCCCAGAGATGGCCAATTTCTCCGGTAAGATGCATGGTGGAGCCATGTTGAAAAAGTTGGATGAAGTGGCCTATACCACGGCTATTCAATATTGTGGAAATTACGCGGTAACGCTATCGGTAGACCAAGTATTATTTAAGAACCCGGTGGAGATAGGCGAGTTTGTTACCTTTTTGGCCTCGGTAAATTACACCGGTCGCACTTCCATGGAAATTGGCATAAAAGTAGTTGCCAAGAATCTTAAAGAGCAAACGGTTCGCCACACTCACTCTTGTTTCTTCACGATGGTTGCAGTTGATGAGCAAGGCAATTCTGCTGAGGTACCGCCGTTACAGCCAAGCACCGAAGTCGCTAAAAGGCGATTTAATGATGCGCTGCGACGCCGCCAGCGTAGAATGGAAAAAGCCTAA
- a CDS encoding TIGR03016 family PEP-CTERM system-associated outer membrane protein has product MATDMAMDMRKNAALRAVVALAIAVGISSSVNAAEVEFRPEIGAELVYTDNAGLTEEAPESGEIGILSAGIVSEVIGKDGELSLDYRARQTYHSYDSEKNKLYHELDFTGDKKLGQSGFSIDAVASVDILPAEVSSNAITDVISGDLIQGSELGLGLNYQSNPRKWVDLNARVASSLYRYEDERGNNNDYDASLLFKNGQKVNSVFWLIDSSYIRREARGNSSETESIKYKGELGLQQRSGFSPFIRYYAESYLQGVSSSEKVGESESWGPAVRYFRSRLSYFELSYNFSLDKDKNEDYVGAAVNLEPNRRTKLFFEYSKRFYGDAYEFTFFHQKRRISTDISYIEEPTSFDRRFFVEGDSVEEQKLDKTLRWNTGLDLRRSGLDFELRHQTREGLRDVTDFVKDTTYGGGISLDHKLSRKLIIAFAFDYDHYTFDRLNGIDQVDKYSRYDLSLNQDLIEGFFLTYRYQFTHRSSNIVGRTYDENRVSINATKQF; this is encoded by the coding sequence ATGGCTACGGATATGGCTATGGATATGAGGAAGAACGCAGCGCTTAGGGCAGTTGTTGCGCTTGCTATTGCTGTTGGAATATCAAGCTCGGTTAATGCCGCAGAGGTAGAGTTTCGCCCAGAAATTGGCGCAGAGCTGGTTTACACCGATAATGCAGGCCTTACTGAAGAAGCGCCAGAGTCTGGTGAAATTGGTATTTTGTCAGCGGGTATTGTCTCTGAAGTTATTGGTAAAGACGGCGAACTCTCTCTTGATTATCGGGCAAGACAAACCTACCACTCTTACGACTCCGAAAAAAATAAGCTTTACCACGAGCTAGATTTTACTGGCGATAAAAAGCTGGGACAATCCGGCTTTAGCATCGATGCTGTTGCATCTGTTGATATTTTGCCGGCAGAGGTGAGTAGCAATGCGATTACCGATGTGATTTCTGGAGATTTGATTCAGGGCAGTGAGTTAGGCCTTGGTTTAAATTATCAATCAAACCCACGTAAATGGGTAGATCTTAACGCTCGAGTTGCCAGTAGCTTATACCGTTATGAAGATGAACGTGGTAATAACAACGATTATGACGCATCACTGCTGTTTAAAAATGGCCAGAAGGTAAACTCAGTATTTTGGTTAATTGACTCTAGCTACATTCGCCGCGAAGCCCGTGGTAACTCTTCAGAAACAGAAAGCATTAAATATAAAGGTGAGTTGGGCTTGCAGCAACGTTCTGGCTTCAGCCCCTTTATTCGCTACTACGCAGAGAGTTACTTGCAAGGTGTTAGCTCATCGGAAAAGGTGGGTGAGTCAGAGAGCTGGGGGCCAGCAGTTCGTTACTTCCGTTCCCGCTTAAGCTACTTCGAACTGAGTTATAACTTCTCTTTAGATAAAGATAAAAACGAAGATTATGTGGGGGCTGCGGTTAATCTCGAACCCAATCGTCGAACCAAATTATTTTTTGAATATAGTAAGCGTTTTTATGGTGATGCCTATGAATTCACCTTCTTCCACCAAAAGCGTCGTATTAGTACCGACATTAGCTACATAGAAGAACCTACCAGCTTCGACCGTCGTTTCTTTGTTGAAGGTGACAGTGTAGAAGAGCAAAAGCTTGATAAAACCCTTAGATGGAATACCGGCTTAGACCTACGCCGTTCTGGACTTGATTTTGAGTTGCGCCACCAAACCCGTGAAGGCTTGCGTGATGTAACAGATTTTGTCAAAGACACTACTTATGGTGGCGGAATTAGCTTAGACCATAAGTTAAGTCGTAAGCTGATTATTGCCTTTGCATTTGATTACGATCACTACACATTTGATCGCCTCAATGGCATCGACCAAGTGGATAAGTACAGTCGCTACGATCTGTCTCTAAATCAAGACCTCATCGAAGGGTTCTTCCTCACTTATCGTTACCAATTTACTCACCGTAGCTCCAACATAGTGGGCAGAACCTATGACGAAAATCGAGTATCGATTAACGCGACTAAGCAGTTTTAA
- a CDS encoding XrtA-associated tyrosine autokinase, with amino-acid sequence MSTIEKAMGKLAKQARAKQENSEQLETAERNQAAASSDPSIEMGDKPVLQIDSAVLNRLGMLSGVRSRETRMLSDEYRSIKRKLIKNAFEPGLIPQNKSNLIMVTSANPGEGKTFTSINLALSLALEKDKTVLLIDSDVLKPTVSKTLGIGQHMGLMEYLLGETDDIADVIYHTNIPNLRIMPAGMPHHLSNELLASDKMRSLTEELNSRYSDRVVLFDSPPVLGVNETVVLSNFIGQAVVVVEQDGTKLAAIRSAVSQFSDELAIGYVLNKAVHGKTGTYGYGYGYGYGYEEERSA; translated from the coding sequence ATGAGTACCATAGAAAAAGCAATGGGCAAGCTTGCTAAACAAGCCCGAGCTAAACAAGAGAATAGTGAACAGCTTGAGACTGCCGAACGAAACCAAGCGGCGGCTAGCAGTGACCCCTCTATAGAAATGGGTGATAAGCCAGTACTACAAATTGATTCTGCGGTTTTAAATCGATTGGGTATGCTGTCTGGTGTTCGTTCACGCGAAACTAGAATGCTCAGTGATGAGTACCGAAGCATTAAACGAAAGCTGATTAAAAATGCTTTTGAGCCAGGTTTAATTCCGCAAAATAAAAGTAACTTGATCATGGTTACTAGTGCTAACCCGGGTGAAGGTAAAACATTTACCTCTATTAACTTAGCGCTGAGCTTAGCCTTGGAAAAGGATAAAACAGTACTGCTGATTGATTCAGATGTGTTAAAGCCAACCGTGAGTAAAACCTTGGGTATTGGTCAACACATGGGCTTGATGGAGTATCTACTGGGCGAAACCGATGACATTGCTGATGTTATCTATCACACCAATATACCTAATTTAAGAATTATGCCAGCAGGCATGCCACACCACCTGAGCAATGAACTATTGGCTAGTGACAAAATGCGTTCTCTTACTGAAGAGCTAAATAGCCGTTATTCCGACCGAGTTGTGTTGTTTGATAGCCCTCCTGTACTCGGGGTAAACGAAACGGTGGTATTGTCTAACTTCATTGGACAAGCGGTGGTGGTAGTGGAACAAGATGGCACCAAGCTCGCTGCGATTAGATCTGCTGTATCGCAATTTAGCGATGAGCTGGCAATCGGATATGTATTGAATAAAGCAGTGCACGGCAAAACAGGGACTTACGGATATGGCTACGGATATGGCTATGGATATGAGGAAGAACGCAGCGCTTAG
- a CDS encoding XrtA/PEP-CTERM system-associated ATPase: protein MYESFFGLSDKPFKLSPDPKFFFASPHHDRAVSYLRYGLSQGEGFIVVTGPIGTGKTTIARSLLASVDDSIVAAQIATTKLNPDELVRLVAAQFSIDVEGLNKADILKRFEQYLLTLNKQGKRALLVVDEAQNLPAETVEELRMLSNFQLNDKPLFQSFLLGQEELKPIIELPEMEQFRQRIIASCHLKPLDAEQTQGYILHRLKQVGWNENPKLDDDIFQQIADFTKGIPRKINIFADRLFLYAFLEDLHAISQADVAAVIEEMAGELSGSLQGTPEQQGVSDIDAVLGRQYEDGTNTTASMGNAAISDSQLKAKLLDVSSYLEEVVLRKIKIIRYLDKMIEKKRKEIVELSENS, encoded by the coding sequence ATGTATGAATCATTTTTTGGCTTAAGTGATAAACCATTTAAGCTTAGCCCCGACCCTAAGTTTTTCTTTGCTAGCCCTCACCATGATCGCGCGGTGTCTTATCTGCGTTATGGTTTATCTCAAGGTGAAGGCTTCATTGTTGTAACGGGGCCAATTGGTACCGGAAAAACCACTATCGCTCGAAGCTTATTAGCCTCGGTAGACGACTCGATTGTGGCTGCTCAAATTGCCACAACTAAGCTTAATCCCGATGAATTAGTTCGTTTAGTTGCAGCCCAGTTCAGTATTGATGTTGAAGGGCTAAACAAGGCCGACATTCTAAAGCGCTTTGAACAATATTTGCTGACCTTAAATAAGCAAGGTAAACGCGCCTTATTGGTAGTAGACGAAGCGCAGAATTTGCCAGCAGAAACCGTTGAAGAACTGCGGATGCTGTCTAACTTTCAACTCAACGACAAACCTCTTTTTCAAAGTTTCTTACTTGGGCAGGAAGAGCTTAAGCCAATTATTGAACTGCCAGAAATGGAGCAGTTTAGGCAACGGATTATCGCATCTTGTCACTTAAAACCCTTGGATGCAGAGCAAACCCAAGGTTATATATTGCACCGCCTCAAGCAGGTGGGTTGGAATGAAAACCCTAAGTTAGATGATGATATTTTCCAGCAAATTGCTGACTTTACTAAAGGTATTCCACGAAAGATTAATATCTTTGCTGACCGACTGTTTTTATATGCGTTTTTGGAAGATTTACACGCGATTAGCCAAGCAGACGTAGCTGCAGTTATTGAAGAAATGGCCGGTGAGCTATCTGGTTCTTTGCAAGGCACGCCAGAGCAGCAAGGCGTGTCGGATATTGATGCAGTATTGGGACGCCAATATGAAGACGGCACCAATACTACTGCCAGTATGGGTAATGCTGCCATCAGTGATAGTCAGTTAAAAGCAAAACTACTTGATGTGTCTAGCTACCTAGAAGAAGTGGTATTACGAAAAATAAAGATCATCCGTTATCTAGATAAGATGATCGAGAAGAAGCGTAAAGAAATCGTCGAGTTAAGCGAAAATAGCTAA
- a CDS encoding TRAP transporter large permease, with amino-acid sequence MTTFTLFILLFVCMIIGMPIAIALGFASMTTILLFSNDSLASVALKLFEATSEHYTLLAIPFFILSSAFLSTGGVARRLINFAMDSVGHIRGGLAMASVLACMLFAAVSGSSPATVAAIGSIVIAGMVRSGYPESLAAGVIANAGTLGILIPPSIVMLVYAAATEVSASRMFMAGFIPGIMMGTILMIAIYIVARIKNLPAQAYPGCRKWAISALKATGGLMLIVIVLGSIYGGVASPTEAASVAAIYAFLVSVYGYRDIGPIKHQAWQNEGENLGAAIGRNLLLFPISIFKSVSDPEVRQVLKDAAKVSIMLLFIIANAMLFAHVLTTERIPHMIAESIVAYGLQPWAFLVVVNILLLIAGNFMEPSAILLIMAPILFPIATQLGIDPIHLGIIMVVNMEIGMLTPPVGLNLFVTAGITGKSMGWVIKACLPWLSLLLFFLILITYIPQISLFLPEYIDRLNGY; translated from the coding sequence ATGACAACTTTTACTCTGTTTATTCTACTGTTTGTTTGCATGATTATTGGTATGCCCATCGCCATTGCGCTTGGGTTTGCCAGCATGACAACCATCCTTTTATTTTCAAACGACTCCTTGGCATCGGTAGCATTAAAGCTATTTGAAGCCACCTCTGAACATTACACTTTATTAGCCATTCCCTTCTTTATTCTGTCATCCGCCTTTCTTTCTACTGGCGGAGTGGCTCGCAGATTGATTAACTTCGCTATGGATAGCGTGGGGCATATTCGTGGTGGCTTAGCCATGGCCTCAGTATTAGCCTGCATGCTGTTTGCTGCGGTATCTGGCTCAAGCCCTGCGACCGTTGCGGCCATTGGCTCGATTGTGATTGCGGGTATGGTGCGCTCTGGCTACCCAGAATCTCTTGCTGCGGGGGTGATTGCCAATGCAGGAACCTTAGGCATTCTCATCCCGCCTTCGATTGTAATGCTGGTGTACGCTGCTGCCACCGAAGTCTCAGCTTCTCGGATGTTTATGGCCGGCTTTATCCCCGGCATCATGATGGGCACGATCTTGATGATTGCTATCTACATTGTTGCGCGGATTAAAAACTTGCCCGCTCAAGCCTACCCTGGTTGCAGGAAGTGGGCAATTTCAGCACTAAAGGCCACTGGTGGGTTAATGCTGATTGTGATTGTACTTGGCTCTATCTATGGAGGTGTAGCCAGCCCAACCGAGGCGGCATCGGTTGCCGCAATTTATGCATTTTTAGTTTCGGTATATGGCTATCGGGATATCGGCCCGATTAAACATCAAGCGTGGCAAAATGAGGGTGAAAACCTTGGCGCTGCTATAGGCCGAAACTTATTGTTATTCCCCATTAGCATTTTCAAGTCGGTAAGCGACCCTGAGGTACGTCAAGTATTAAAAGACGCCGCTAAAGTGAGCATAATGCTGCTGTTTATCATTGCTAATGCCATGTTATTTGCTCATGTATTAACTACCGAGCGGATCCCGCACATGATTGCGGAGTCGATAGTTGCTTATGGCCTGCAACCTTGGGCATTTTTGGTGGTGGTAAATATCTTATTGCTGATTGCCGGTAACTTTATGGAGCCCTCAGCCATCTTGCTGATCATGGCTCCCATTTTGTTCCCTATTGCTACGCAACTTGGTATCGACCCGATTCACCTTGGGATCATTATGGTAGTGAACATGGAAATCGGTATGCTTACACCACCTGTTGGTTTAAACCTCTTTGTTACAGCGGGGATAACTGGAAAGAGCATGGGATGGGTGATTAAAGCTTGCTTACCTTGGCTAAGCCTATTGTTGTTCTTCCTGATTCTGATTACTTATATTCCGCAAATATCGCTATTTTTGCCGGAGTACATCGACCGACTTAACGGCTATTAA